The Quercus robur chromosome 7, dhQueRobu3.1, whole genome shotgun sequence genome has a segment encoding these proteins:
- the LOC126693347 gene encoding uncharacterized protein LOC126693347: MPYRVRENLFIGNISDAAEILQNGSTEITHILSVLSSVSISFFSEWRSNLVIPAKEIKKVYAGGGGGDGCSGSVVEDSIADGGAKSSLSPDKILYSLEYAGKDLKLVRMAVPIRDMESEDLLDYLDVCFDFIDRNRKEGSVLVHCFAGVSRSAAIITAYLMRTEHLSQEDALESLKQSSEFVCPNDGFIEQLKMFEEMGFKVDRASPIYKRFRLKVLGESYNRGEKIESSKFGADPGLATEVSSEVEVASNLGNNHTPAYRCKKCRRVVALQENVVDHIPGEGETSFEWRKRKSGNPYNKSEESECSSIFVEPLQWMTAVKEGAMEGKLSCAHCEARLGFFNWSGIQCSCGSWITPAFQIHKSRVDISTV, encoded by the exons atGCCGTACCGTGTTCGCGAGAATCTATTCATCGGCAACATCAGTGACGCGGCGGAGATTCTTCAAAACGGTAGCACCGAGATCACGCATATTCTCTCGGTCCTCAGCTCGGTTTCGATATCGTTTTTCTCCGAATGGCGCAGCAATCTCGTTATTCCGGCTAAGGAAATCAAGAAGGTTTatgctggtggtggtgggggtgaTGGTTGTTCAGGTTCCGTGGTGGAGGATTCAATTGCTGATGGAGGGGCCAAGAGTTCCTTGTCGCCGgataagattttgtactcgtTGGAATATGCGGGCAAGGATTTGAAGCTGGTGAGGATGGCCGTGCCAATTAGAGATATGGAGAGTGAGGACTTGTTGGATTATTTAGATGTTTGTTTTGACTTCATTGATCGGAATCGAAAAGAGGGGTCTGTTTTGGTACATTGCTTCGCGGGCGTGTCAAGAAG TGCAGCTATCATTACAGCATATCTGATGAGAACTGAACATTTATCTCAAGAAG ATGCTCTGGAATCCTTAAAGCAAAGCAGTGAATTTGTTTGCCCCAATGATGGTTTTATAGAGCAG TTAAAGATGTTTGAAGAAATGGGCTTCAAGGTTGACCGTGCAAGCCCCATATACAAGCGCTTTCGACTGAAAGTATTGG GTGAATCTTATAACCGTGGGGAGAAGATAGAAAGTTCTAAATTTGGGGCAGATCCTGGTTTGGCTACAGAAGTTTCCTCAGAAGTGGAAGTAGCTTCAAATTTAGGAAATAATCATACTCCTGCATACCGCTGCAAGAAATGCCGTAGAGTTGTTGCACTGCAGGAGAACGTTGTAGATCACATTCCAGGTGAGGGTGAGACATCTTTTGAGTGGCGCAAGCGGAAAAGTGGCAACCCATATAACAAGTCTGAAGAGTCTGAGTGTTCATCTATTTTTGTTGAGCCCCTACAATGGATGACAGCAG TTAAAGAAGGTGCAATGGAGGGCAAGTTGTCCTGTGCTCACTGTGAAGCTCGCTTGGGTTTCTTCAATTGGTCAGGCATCCAATGCAGTTGTGGGAGCTGGATCACCCCAGCCTTTCAGATCCATAAAAGCCGAGTGGACATCAGCACTGTctaa